A single region of the Cherax quadricarinatus isolate ZL_2023a chromosome 3, ASM3850222v1, whole genome shotgun sequence genome encodes:
- the LOC128704942 gene encoding zinc finger protein 570, whose amino-acid sequence MGDQTEKKTFPCPVCLKVFSFSSRLTIHMRIHTGEKPFQCLTCFKLFRQNSTLTKHKKIHTGEKPYECTVCFKHFKETDHLMTHMRIHTGEKPHQCSMCPKNFILKSALIRHMRVHTGEKPFECTVCPNRFKDKSALVTHMRVHTGEKPFQCTICPKDFTVKSALVTHMRVHTGEKPYQCSECWKAFSRHYYLVQHMALHTGQKQYKCSICPKAFSKKATLKDHLTVHTGEKPFKCTVCSKSFLRKPSLETHMKSHSREQPYRCSKCLKGFVTKNSLVNHMKIHLQERLESSVNCLKDFRKMSSAEAYDDEYQQESASMDDNLFFQTYAAELCNLQKVKEEQD is encoded by the coding sequence ATGGGCGACCAAACGGAGAAAAAAACATTCCCTTGTCCTGTGTGCCTGAAGGTCTTCTCGTTTAGCTCACGTCTGACGATCCACATGCGGATCCACACGGGGGAGAAGCCATTCCAATGTTTGACCTGTTTTAAACTCTTCCGACAGAACTCCACTCTGACCAAACACAAGAAAATCCACACGGGAGAGAAACCTTACGAGTGCACCGTTTGTTTCAAGCACTTCAAGGAAACTGACCACCTCATGACGCACATGCGCATCCACACGGGAGAGAAACCCCACCAGTGTTCCATGTGTCCAAAGAATTTCATTCTGAAATCTGCTTTGATACGACACATGCGTGTCCACACAGGGGAAAAACCCTTTGAGTGCACTGTTTGTCCAAACAGATTCAAGGACAAGTCGGCCTTAGTGACACACATGAGAGTCCACACGGGTGAAAAACCTTTCCAGTGCACTATATGCCCCAAGGACTTCACAGTGAAGTCAGCCCTGGTGACGCACATGCGTGTACACACAGGAGAAAAACCATACCAGTGTTCCGAGTGTTGGAAGGCGTTTTCGCGCCATTATTACCTGGTGCAACACATGGCGTTGCACACAGGCCAGAAGCAATACAAGTGTTCCATCTGTCCCAAAGCCTTTTCGAAGAAGGCCACTCTTAAGGACCACCTGACGGTTCACACTGGCGAGAAGCCTTTTAAGTGCACTGTTTGTTCGAAAAGCTTCTTACGCAAGCCTTCCCTGGAGACGCACATGAAGAGCCACAGTCGTGAGCAGCCGTACCGCTGTTCGAAATGCCTCAAGGGATTTGTGACCAAGAACAGCTTAGTGAATCATATGAAAATCCACCTGCAGGAGAGGCTGGAAAGCTCGGTTAATTGCCTGAAGGACTTTCGCAAGATGTCGTCGGCTGAGGCCTATGATGATGAGTACCAGCAGGAGAGCGCCAGCATGGATGACAACCTTTTCTTCCAGACGTATGCAGCAGAACTCTGCAACTTGCAGAAGGTAAAAGAAGAACAGGATTAA